TATTTCAGGAATCATTTCTTTTAACTTTCTTTCAATACCCATTTTTAGAGTCATAGTACTACTTGGGCAACTGCCACATGCCCCTTGAAGTCTGACTTTGACAATTGGACCATCTATTTCTGCAATTTCTACATTACCTCCATCAGATATTAAAAACGGTCTGAGCTCGTCAAGGACTTTTTCTACATTTTCATTTGTCAGCGAGAGTGTTTCAGTACTCATAATTTTGGATTAACTTTATAATAAGCCTAGAAAGAAATTTGATTAATTGCAAAAAAGATAATTTTCTGTTGTGACTTCATTTAAAAACCCTACTAATGACAATAGCTACTTTGATGCAGTCTTAGTAGGAGCAGGTATAATGAGCAGTACTTTAGCTCTCCTAATTTCAGAAGTTTTACCAGATGTAAGGTTTCTTATTATAGAAAAACTAAATGATCCAGGAAGTGAAAGTACTGGCGCTTTTAATAATGCAGGTACAGGACATGCTGCTAATTGCGAATTAAATTATACCCCTTTAGATGAAAAAGCAAATATAAAAATAGATAAAGCGCTCTCAATAAATCGTTCTTTTGAAAGATCAATGTCTTTGTGGGCCTCATTGTATGAAGCAGGGAAAATTGATATTAAAAAGTTTTTAAAATTTATTCCTCACATTAGCTTTGTTTCTGGTCAGGATAATATTTCTTTTTTAAAAAAAAGATTTCAGAAAATGACTGAAAATCCTGAATTTATCGATATGGAATTTTCTACATCTTTTGATGAAATTACATCATGGGCTCCTCTAATAACAAAAGATAGGAATCCATTTACTAAAATTGCTGCTACCAGAATAGGAAGAGGAACTGATATTAATTTTGAGGCTTTGACTAAAGAGTATTTGTCATTAGTTTCTTTAAACAAAAATGTTGAAATTAGATACAAAACAGAATTAGTAGATTTAAAGAAAATTGATAAAAAAAAATGGGAACTAGAAATTAGTTCAGAAGGTAGAAAAACTTCCATTAGAACTGGCTATGTTTTTCTTGGTGCTGGTGGAAAGACAATTAATTATTTGCAAAAATCAAAAATTCCAGAAGCAAAGATTTATGGTGGATTTCCTGTTAGTGGGAAATGGCTTATTTGCGAGAAAAAAGATCTAACAGAAAAACATAACTCAAAAGTTTATGGTAAGGCTGATATTGGATCGCCACCAATGTCTGTGCCTCATTTAGATACTAGATGGATTGATAATAAAAAACTTCTTTTATATGGACCTTTTGCTGGATTTACAACAAAATTTTTAAAGCAAAGTTCATACTTTGACTTATTTAGTTCAATTAAAAAGAATAATATATTTTCTATGTTAGACGTTGGTTTCAAGAACAATGATTTAATTAATTACCTAATATCACAATCATTAAAGAACCATAACTCAAGAGTTGAGAATTTAAAGAATATGATGCCATCAGCTAATCCCTCTGATTGGTACTTAAAGAATGCTGGTCAAAGAGTCCAAATAATTAAAAAAACTGAAGGAGGAGGTTCTTTGAAATTTGGAACAGAGATTGTGAATTCATCTGATGGATCATTATCTGCTTTGCTAGGAGCTTCTCCCGGAGCAAGTACTGCGGTTTCAATTATGGTTGAGGTTCTAGAAAAATCTGTTTTATTTTTAAACGACAAGCATAATCTTAAGAAAAAAATAAATGACTTAATTTATCCAGAACTATCGGCCTTTGAAAATGACAGTAACTTCATAAAAGACATCAAAAAAAGAAATAATTCGATTTTTGGTTTCCATCCATAATTCTAATTAGCTAATATTAATCAAGATGTAAT
The window above is part of the Prochlorococcus marinus CUG1415 genome. Proteins encoded here:
- a CDS encoding NifU family protein — protein: MSTETLSLTNENVEKVLDELRPFLISDGGNVEIAEIDGPIVKVRLQGACGSCPSSTMTLKMGIERKLKEMIPEISEVVQVL
- a CDS encoding malate:quinone oxidoreductase → MTSFKNPTNDNSYFDAVLVGAGIMSSTLALLISEVLPDVRFLIIEKLNDPGSESTGAFNNAGTGHAANCELNYTPLDEKANIKIDKALSINRSFERSMSLWASLYEAGKIDIKKFLKFIPHISFVSGQDNISFLKKRFQKMTENPEFIDMEFSTSFDEITSWAPLITKDRNPFTKIAATRIGRGTDINFEALTKEYLSLVSLNKNVEIRYKTELVDLKKIDKKKWELEISSEGRKTSIRTGYVFLGAGGKTINYLQKSKIPEAKIYGGFPVSGKWLICEKKDLTEKHNSKVYGKADIGSPPMSVPHLDTRWIDNKKLLLYGPFAGFTTKFLKQSSYFDLFSSIKKNNIFSMLDVGFKNNDLINYLISQSLKNHNSRVENLKNMMPSANPSDWYLKNAGQRVQIIKKTEGGGSLKFGTEIVNSSDGSLSALLGASPGASTAVSIMVEVLEKSVLFLNDKHNLKKKINDLIYPELSAFENDSNFIKDIKKRNNSIFGFHP